One Nocardia iowensis DNA window includes the following coding sequences:
- a CDS encoding DEAD/DEAH box helicase translates to MSTNQVDSVPGDNDRDTDGPTFADLGIDDRILAAIADVGYESPSPIQAATIPPLLSGADVVGLAQTGTGKTAAFAIPILMGLDTSGKLPQALVLAPTRELAIQVAEAFGRYATHIPGLHVLPIYGGQAYGVQLSGLRRGAHVVVGTPGRVIDHLEKGTLDLSQLKYLVLDEADEMLKMGFQEDVERILKDTPSTKQVALFSATMPAAIRKISKQYLNNPVEITVKSKTSTATNITQRWVQVSHQRKLDALTRVLEVESFEAMIIFVRTKQATEELAEKLRARGFSAAAINGDIAQNQRERTIGQLKSGALDILVATDVAARGLDVDRISHVVNYDIPHDTESYVHRIGRTGRAGRSGEALLFVAPRERHLLKSIERATRHPLEEMQLPSVDDVNAQRVAKFGDDITESLTSSNLALFRRLIEDYEREHDIPLVDIAAALAVLSRDGDNFLMQPEPPEPVRERRERPERAPRRFEGDDDRTGFGSHSRANGTELATYRISVGKRHRVVPGAIVGAIANEGGLRRSDFGHISIRPDHSLVELPADLPPETLEALRRTRISGVLIQLTPDQGPPGQRSFTRGPRREGATAKRPERRKPRS, encoded by the coding sequence ATGAGTACCAATCAGGTCGACAGCGTTCCTGGCGACAACGACAGGGACACCGACGGCCCGACCTTCGCCGATCTCGGGATCGATGACCGCATCCTCGCGGCCATCGCCGATGTGGGCTATGAGTCGCCGTCGCCGATCCAGGCCGCGACGATTCCGCCACTGCTCAGCGGCGCCGATGTGGTCGGTCTCGCGCAGACCGGCACCGGCAAGACCGCGGCGTTCGCGATCCCGATCCTGATGGGTCTGGACACCTCCGGCAAACTCCCGCAGGCCCTGGTGCTCGCGCCGACCCGCGAGCTCGCGATCCAGGTGGCCGAGGCATTCGGCCGCTACGCCACCCATATCCCCGGGCTGCACGTGCTGCCGATCTACGGCGGCCAGGCCTACGGTGTCCAGCTGTCCGGCCTGCGCCGCGGCGCGCACGTGGTGGTCGGCACGCCCGGCCGGGTGATCGATCACCTGGAGAAGGGCACACTCGACCTGTCGCAGCTGAAGTACCTGGTGCTCGACGAGGCCGACGAGATGCTGAAGATGGGCTTCCAGGAGGACGTCGAGCGCATCCTCAAGGACACGCCGTCCACCAAGCAGGTCGCGCTGTTCTCGGCGACCATGCCCGCGGCGATCCGCAAGATCTCCAAGCAGTATCTGAACAACCCGGTCGAGATCACCGTCAAGTCGAAGACTTCTACCGCCACCAACATCACCCAGCGCTGGGTGCAGGTCTCGCATCAGCGCAAGCTGGACGCGCTCACCCGGGTTCTCGAGGTCGAGTCGTTCGAGGCGATGATCATCTTCGTTCGCACCAAGCAGGCCACCGAGGAGCTTGCCGAAAAGCTGCGCGCCAGGGGCTTTTCCGCGGCCGCCATCAACGGCGACATCGCGCAGAACCAGCGCGAGCGCACCATCGGCCAGCTCAAGTCCGGTGCGCTGGACATTCTGGTCGCCACCGACGTCGCCGCGCGCGGTCTCGACGTGGACCGCATTTCGCACGTGGTCAACTACGACATCCCGCACGACACCGAGTCCTACGTGCACCGGATCGGCCGCACCGGCCGGGCCGGGCGCAGCGGTGAGGCACTGCTGTTCGTCGCGCCGCGGGAACGGCACCTGCTCAAGTCGATCGAGCGGGCCACCCGGCATCCGCTGGAGGAGATGCAGCTGCCCAGCGTCGACGACGTCAACGCGCAGCGCGTCGCCAAGTTTGGCGACGACATCACCGAGAGCCTGACCTCGTCGAACCTGGCGCTGTTCCGCAGGCTCATCGAGGATTACGAACGCGAGCACGACATTCCGCTGGTCGACATCGCGGCCGCGCTGGCCGTGCTGTCCCGCGACGGCGACAACTTCCTGATGCAGCCCGAGCCGCCGGAGCCGGTGCGCGAGCGCAGGGAACGGCCGGAGCGCGCGCCACGCCGGTTCGAGGGCGACGACGATCGGACCGGTTTCGGTTCGCACAGTCGGGCCAACGGCACCGAGCTGGCCACCTACCGGATCAGCGTCGGCAAGCGGCACCGCGTGGTGCCCGGCGCGATCGTCGGCGCCATTGCCAACGAGGGCGGCCTGCGGCGCAGCGACTTCGGGCACATCAGCATCCGGCCGGACCACAGTCTGGTGGAGCTACCCGCGGACCTGCCGCCGGAGACGCTGGAAGCGTTGCGGCGCACCAGGATCAGCGGCGTGCTCATCCAGCTGACGCCGGACCAGGGTCCGCCGGGACAGCGCTCGTTCACCCGCGGCCCGCGCCGCGAGGGCGCGACCGCCAAGCGGCCGGAGCGGCGTAAGCCACGCTCCTGA
- a CDS encoding AAA domain-containing protein: MFGDRVVCSAVDLVRAARCEFALLRALDAELGTVAADPETAAEWAPEPRVWFDDSRDRRISDFRDRFGSAMVEIQRPQHKSDSTRTHLAALTAAHAETIAALRAGVHVIHGATFFDGTFDCSCDFLVRAGHRVRYTVHGTAHSRPDRVGVALELAACADAVDHSGSLTGPLVRLHLGEDNSAYAVSDLVPVYRARRRRVEHILDEKMSELLPVQWGDPRYLACGRCGTCTTASAAARDLLLVAGMPTTTRARLREAGVSTIDRLVSTENTVRGVPPRTFAALRRQAEIQLRREDSGLPTHSLVDPIALGALPPPSSGDLSLTIDGGVRTPLAVDVGGPGTVHLTFRGPFGTEGEPGSEAAGQRRALTEMLDYLVQRRRMYPDMHVYHYTAAVRTALLHCTGSTGVGEEIVDELLCDGVLVDLYPIVRNALIIGERSYRLSRLARLLPGAAHSPAAERDCLTVLRLRDWLLDRAAEQRIDPQAVTLERAGAWCQVAGPDELEPMPPSRPSSFEAALSEYAAAQNEPRHTAALMAAALGYHRRERQPLWWAHVDRLSHPVDEWADAPGVLVAEWGTVDTKWHRSPDRPTMRRYLTLTGRIGSSWSAGGPGPATVLTPGATVYTFYDRPAAAGMVTAVGRRATAVATVLGCSVDAEFDDAVRLEELLPDGCEPYDELPTAIAPGLPAWDENAELAVEFAAQQLLVALPEIPESAVFDLLARRPPRLRAGAALPEVHGDHAAAITAAMRELDHSYLAVQGPSGTGKTSTAARVLERLVTKQKWRIGIVGQTHSTVENLLDAVVRVGVLPELVAKKDVQAVAPDWVVLDASRYARFLDNAISGCVLGGTPTDFANEEMVPRDGLDLLVIADAGRFPLADAVAVGVSARNLLLLGDPVPPDTHSAHPEPVGESVLGWLAEGRHTLPGERGYFLDRTWRMHPKVCEPISRLYYDGRLRSNETVTLARELDGEAPGVSTVLVPHHGNATESAAEAREVVRRVRALLTMNWTIGAMTRRLHPHDIFVVAPYAAQVGRIRTLLARARIEDVLVGTPDRFRGREAAVVLLSMTTSSPADAPYGMPFLLSRALIHAALCRAMWKAVIIRSPLLSEYLPACPEELPELAGFLRL; the protein is encoded by the coding sequence GTGTTCGGTGATCGTGTCGTCTGCTCCGCCGTCGACCTCGTGCGCGCGGCGCGCTGTGAATTCGCGCTGCTCCGTGCCCTCGATGCCGAACTGGGAACCGTCGCGGCCGACCCGGAGACCGCCGCCGAATGGGCGCCGGAGCCGCGCGTCTGGTTCGACGACTCGCGCGACCGCCGGATCAGCGACTTCCGCGACCGGTTCGGCAGCGCGATGGTGGAGATCCAACGCCCGCAGCACAAATCGGACAGCACGCGGACCCACCTCGCCGCACTGACGGCCGCGCACGCCGAAACCATCGCGGCGCTGCGGGCGGGTGTGCACGTGATCCACGGCGCCACCTTCTTCGACGGAACGTTCGACTGTTCCTGCGACTTCCTGGTCCGGGCGGGGCACCGGGTGCGCTACACCGTGCACGGCACCGCGCACAGCAGGCCCGACCGTGTCGGCGTCGCACTGGAACTGGCCGCCTGCGCCGACGCGGTGGACCACAGCGGATCGTTGACCGGCCCGCTGGTCCGGCTGCATCTCGGCGAGGACAACAGCGCGTACGCGGTGAGTGATCTGGTCCCGGTGTACCGGGCGCGCAGGCGCCGGGTGGAACACATCCTGGACGAGAAAATGAGCGAGCTGTTACCCGTGCAGTGGGGCGATCCCCGCTATCTCGCGTGCGGACGGTGCGGCACCTGCACCACGGCCTCGGCGGCCGCGCGGGACCTGCTACTCGTCGCCGGCATGCCGACCACCACCAGGGCCCGGCTCCGCGAAGCCGGCGTGAGCACCATCGACCGGCTGGTCAGCACCGAGAACACCGTGCGCGGCGTGCCACCGCGGACCTTCGCGGCGCTGCGTCGGCAGGCCGAAATCCAGCTGCGCCGGGAGGATTCCGGCCTGCCGACGCACAGCCTGGTCGACCCGATCGCGCTCGGCGCACTGCCGCCACCCTCCTCCGGTGACCTGTCGCTCACCATCGACGGCGGCGTGCGCACCCCACTGGCCGTCGACGTCGGCGGGCCCGGCACGGTGCACCTGACCTTCCGCGGACCGTTCGGCACGGAGGGCGAACCGGGCAGCGAGGCGGCGGGACAGCGGCGCGCCCTGACGGAGATGCTCGACTATCTCGTGCAGCGGCGGCGGATGTATCCGGACATGCACGTCTACCACTACACCGCCGCGGTGCGCACCGCGCTGCTGCACTGCACCGGCAGCACCGGCGTCGGCGAGGAGATCGTGGACGAGCTGCTGTGCGACGGCGTGCTGGTCGACCTGTATCCGATCGTCCGCAACGCGCTGATCATCGGGGAACGTTCCTACCGGTTGAGCAGGCTGGCGCGGCTGCTACCCGGCGCGGCGCATTCGCCTGCCGCCGAACGCGATTGCCTGACCGTGCTGCGGTTGCGCGACTGGCTGCTGGACCGGGCCGCCGAACAGCGGATCGACCCGCAGGCGGTGACGCTGGAGCGGGCCGGTGCCTGGTGCCAGGTGGCCGGACCCGACGAGTTGGAACCGATGCCGCCGTCGCGGCCGTCCTCGTTCGAGGCGGCGCTTTCCGAATACGCCGCGGCGCAGAACGAACCGCGGCACACGGCCGCGCTGATGGCCGCGGCGCTCGGCTATCACCGGCGGGAGCGACAGCCGCTGTGGTGGGCGCACGTGGATCGGCTCAGCCATCCGGTCGATGAATGGGCCGACGCGCCAGGGGTGCTCGTCGCCGAATGGGGCACCGTCGACACCAAATGGCATCGCAGCCCGGACCGGCCGACCATGCGGCGCTATCTCACGTTGACCGGCCGGATCGGTTCGAGTTGGAGCGCGGGCGGGCCGGGACCCGCCACCGTGCTGACGCCGGGCGCCACCGTGTACACCTTCTACGACCGGCCAGCGGCGGCGGGCATGGTGACCGCCGTCGGTCGGCGCGCCACCGCCGTCGCCACCGTGCTCGGCTGCTCGGTGGACGCCGAATTCGATGATGCCGTTCGCCTCGAGGAACTGTTGCCGGACGGCTGCGAACCTTACGACGAACTGCCCACCGCTATCGCGCCCGGCCTACCGGCCTGGGACGAGAATGCCGAGCTCGCGGTCGAATTCGCGGCGCAGCAACTGTTGGTCGCGCTCCCCGAGATCCCGGAGAGCGCGGTATTCGACCTGCTCGCCCGCCGCCCACCCCGGCTGCGCGCCGGTGCCGCGCTGCCCGAGGTGCACGGCGACCACGCCGCGGCGATCACCGCCGCAATGCGCGAACTGGACCACTCCTACCTCGCGGTGCAGGGGCCTTCTGGCACCGGCAAGACCTCCACCGCCGCCCGGGTGCTGGAGCGCCTCGTCACCAAGCAGAAGTGGCGGATCGGCATTGTCGGGCAGACGCATTCGACCGTGGAGAATCTGCTGGACGCGGTCGTGCGGGTCGGTGTGCTGCCGGAACTGGTCGCGAAGAAGGATGTTCAGGCGGTGGCGCCGGACTGGGTCGTCCTCGATGCCTCCCGGTACGCCCGGTTCCTGGACAACGCCATCAGCGGATGCGTACTCGGTGGCACGCCAACGGATTTCGCGAACGAGGAGATGGTGCCGCGCGACGGGCTCGACCTGCTGGTGATCGCCGACGCGGGCCGGTTTCCGCTGGCCGACGCCGTCGCGGTCGGGGTCAGCGCGCGAAACCTGTTGCTGCTCGGCGACCCCGTCCCACCGGACACCCACAGCGCGCACCCGGAACCGGTCGGCGAATCGGTGCTCGGCTGGCTCGCCGAGGGGCGGCACACGCTACCCGGCGAACGCGGCTACTTCCTGGACCGCACCTGGCGGATGCATCCGAAGGTGTGCGAGCCGATCTCCCGGCTGTATTACGACGGACGCCTGCGCTCCAATGAAACCGTCACGCTCGCAAGGGAACTCGACGGCGAGGCGCCCGGGGTGAGCACCGTCCTGGTACCCCATCACGGCAATGCCACCGAATCAGCGGCCGAAGCCCGCGAAGTGGTCCGCCGAGTGCGGGCGCTGCTCACCATGAACTGGACTATCGGCGCGATGACCCGGCGGCTGCACCCGCACGACATCTTCGTGGTCGCCCCGTACGCGGCCCAGGTCGGGCGGATTCGGACACTGCTGGCCAGGGCCAGGATCGAGGACGTGCTCGTCGGTACCCCGGACCGATTCCGCGGCCGGGAGGCGGCCGTGGTGCTGCTCTCGATGACCACGTCCAGTCCGGCGGACGCACCCTACGGCATGCCGTTCCTGTTGTCGCGGGCACTGATTCACGCGGCGCTGTGCCGGGCCATGTGGAAAGCGGTCATCATCCGCTCGCCGCTGCTCAGCGAATACCTGCCCGCCTGCCCGGAGGAGTTGCCCGAGCTGGCCGGGTTCCTCCGGCTCTGA
- a CDS encoding amino acid deaminase/aldolase: MSETSPIAGLHAATAELDPPLAALDLTALRANAADLVRRANGVPVRVASKSVRCRAVLEEVLGGELTASGGFAGIMSYSLAEAIWLARCGARDILLGYPTVDRAALAELAADDTLRRSITLMVDDVAQLTFIRAAIGTDRVRPRVCLDVDASLRIGPIHLGVRRSPVRTPEQAAALAGEALRRGFEVVGVMTYEAQIAGLPDSNVAIRLVKRASAAEIGKRRKRVLDAVRSVTGKLEIVNSGGTGSIEVSIADPDVTEVTAGSGLYVPTLFDHYRSFTPRPALFFATSVLRRPTPSIATVFAGGYIASGPTGPSRVPKPVWPTGLRLIGTEGTGEVQTPLTGAAELRIGDRVWFRHAKAGELCERFDKVHLVDADGTRTTVPTYRGEGNCFG, from the coding sequence GTGTCCGAGACTTCTCCCATCGCGGGGCTGCACGCGGCCACCGCGGAGCTCGACCCGCCGCTGGCCGCGCTCGACCTGACCGCATTGCGTGCGAACGCCGCCGACCTGGTGCGCCGGGCGAACGGTGTCCCGGTGCGGGTCGCCAGCAAATCCGTGCGCTGTCGCGCCGTCCTCGAAGAAGTGCTCGGCGGTGAACTCACCGCTTCTGGCGGCTTCGCGGGCATCATGTCCTACTCGCTGGCCGAGGCCATCTGGCTGGCGCGGTGCGGCGCCCGCGACATCCTGCTCGGCTACCCGACCGTTGATCGGGCGGCGCTTGCCGAACTCGCCGCCGACGACACGCTGCGTCGATCCATCACGCTGATGGTCGACGACGTCGCCCAGCTGACCTTCATCCGCGCCGCCATCGGCACCGACCGGGTGCGCCCACGGGTGTGCCTGGACGTGGACGCCTCGCTGCGGATCGGTCCGATCCACCTCGGCGTGCGCCGCTCGCCGGTGCGCACGCCCGAGCAGGCCGCCGCCCTGGCCGGCGAGGCATTGCGCCGCGGCTTCGAGGTGGTCGGTGTGATGACCTACGAGGCGCAGATCGCCGGCCTGCCCGACAGCAATGTCGCGATACGCCTGGTGAAACGGGCGTCCGCCGCGGAAATCGGCAAGCGCCGTAAGCGGGTACTCGACGCGGTCCGCTCGGTGACCGGGAAGCTGGAGATCGTCAACAGCGGCGGCACCGGCTCGATCGAGGTCAGCATCGCCGACCCGGACGTCACCGAGGTGACCGCGGGTTCCGGACTGTACGTACCGACGCTGTTCGACCATTACCGGTCCTTCACGCCAAGGCCAGCACTGTTTTTCGCCACGTCGGTACTGCGCCGCCCAACCCCTTCCATCGCAACGGTTTTCGCTGGCGGCTACATCGCCTCCGGCCCGACCGGCCCCTCACGGGTGCCGAAGCCGGTGTGGCCCACCGGGTTACGGCTGATCGGCACCGAGGGCACCGGCGAAGTGCAGACCCCGCTGACCGGTGCGGCGGAACTACGCATCGGTGACCGGGTGTGGTTCCGGCATGCCAAGGCGGGCGAACTGTGCGAGCGCTTCGACAAGGTGCATCTGGTCGACGCCGACGGCACCAGGACGACGGTGCCCACCTACCGCGGCGAAGGAAACTGCTTCGGCTGA
- a CDS encoding TetR family transcriptional regulator: MRALRVLLHAGVSAYWPLVKAAPSKQVQAYAATVQTLSERWEAQTDCIADPTATAAYREMDTEVAAFLQLCADRSGAQWLEPVEAIAAYAVSVLQGTVLRWLADCNDETMLVVLDDLVSSLATRAAEV; the protein is encoded by the coding sequence GTGCGTGCGCTTCGGGTGCTACTGCATGCCGGAGTGAGCGCGTACTGGCCGCTGGTCAAAGCCGCCCCGTCCAAGCAGGTCCAGGCCTATGCGGCGACGGTGCAGACACTGAGTGAGCGCTGGGAAGCGCAGACCGACTGCATCGCCGACCCGACCGCGACGGCGGCCTACCGCGAGATGGATACCGAAGTCGCCGCCTTCCTGCAGCTGTGTGCCGATCGCTCGGGCGCGCAGTGGCTGGAACCGGTGGAGGCCATCGCGGCCTACGCGGTCTCGGTGCTGCAAGGCACCGTGTTGCGCTGGCTCGCCGATTGCAATGACGAAACTATGCTGGTGGTGCTCGACGATCTGGTGAGCAGCCTGGCGACCAGGGCCGCCGAGGTCTAG
- a CDS encoding tyrosine-protein phosphatase, whose amino-acid sequence MTLSPADQYFISGTFNFRDLGGLRTVDGAKIRPGVLLRSAQLSGLDEAGLAALRELRVSDVHDLRGEREIEHIGHDRLPEGVRLAVTPFDSRMAEAPPHHATPQSAFTHMLEVYRMFPALPEAHAAIAALAASIARGEGAVLVHCAAGKDRTGWAIATLLRAVGVTEADVQADFMLSNGAIPALRSMMTTKLLGGEELSVDLLGVREEYLSTATDSMHTLHGDVDSYLTTAGITPELRARLRERMLE is encoded by the coding sequence GTGACTCTCTCGCCAGCCGACCAGTACTTCATCTCCGGCACCTTCAACTTCCGAGATCTGGGCGGGCTGCGCACCGTCGACGGCGCGAAGATCCGGCCGGGCGTGCTGCTGCGCTCGGCCCAGCTGAGCGGACTCGACGAGGCGGGCTTGGCCGCCCTGCGCGAACTGCGCGTCAGCGACGTGCACGACCTGCGCGGCGAACGCGAGATCGAGCACATCGGCCACGACCGGCTGCCCGAAGGTGTCCGGCTGGCGGTCACGCCGTTCGATTCCCGGATGGCCGAGGCGCCGCCGCACCACGCCACCCCGCAGTCGGCCTTCACCCACATGCTCGAGGTCTATCGGATGTTCCCCGCGCTGCCCGAGGCGCACGCCGCGATCGCCGCCCTCGCCGCATCCATCGCGCGCGGAGAGGGCGCGGTGCTCGTGCACTGCGCCGCGGGCAAGGACCGCACCGGCTGGGCCATCGCCACGCTGCTGCGTGCGGTCGGGGTGACCGAGGCCGACGTGCAGGCCGATTTCATGCTGAGCAACGGGGCCATCCCGGCGCTGCGCTCGATGATGACGACGAAGCTGCTCGGTGGCGAAGAGCTCTCGGTGGATCTGCTCGGCGTGCGCGAGGAATACCTGAGCACCGCCACCGACTCGATGCACACGCTGCACGGGGACGTGGACAGCTACCTGACGACCGCCGGGATCACCCCGGAGCTGCGCGCCCGGCTGCGCGAGCGGATGCTGGAGTGA
- a CDS encoding class I adenylate-forming enzyme family protein, which yields MSQLLVEYPWSRPHARDTPLARGADGVLRYGNLTPALTELLDLQVHAFSTREAVVEVGGPRLTYRELWHSASRIAGGLQEHGIGYGDRVAVHMPAGVRWVQAFLGALLSGAVPVLVHDGLPDAVAERVIADSSADFVLGREIARGAELPDGAAFIDDGAALGDLALLSYTTGTPLCTTAAPKGVELTNENLLSAIRSVVAALDLPTDGLRNLVLLPLAHASGCVDQLLPTFAVGGTVVLARDTRGLAEAIVAERIDMVSATPRIFAGLLPELDGLRGEGLRTEGITRISKAGHRAERAAAPATPADLAAELREMFPSARQWSIWGATETSGIGLAVDDAAESEHTVDTDAVLGFPFGGTELALWGPKAQTGHGELLCRGPNVAPRYWNDPTTTAARFTGTWFHTGDQVTIDADGLVRRGPAQDE from the coding sequence ATGTCGCAGTTGCTTGTCGAATACCCATGGTCACGTCCGCATGCCCGGGATACCCCGCTGGCGCGCGGGGCCGACGGAGTGTTGCGCTATGGCAACCTCACCCCGGCGCTCACCGAGCTACTCGACCTGCAGGTGCACGCGTTCTCCACCCGCGAGGCCGTGGTCGAGGTCGGCGGCCCGCGGCTCACCTACCGGGAGCTGTGGCACTCGGCCTCCCGGATCGCGGGCGGGTTGCAGGAGCACGGCATCGGCTACGGCGACCGGGTCGCCGTGCACATGCCCGCCGGTGTGCGCTGGGTGCAGGCGTTTCTCGGTGCGCTGCTCAGCGGCGCGGTACCCGTGCTGGTGCACGACGGCTTACCGGACGCGGTGGCCGAGCGGGTGATCGCCGACAGCAGCGCCGATTTCGTGCTGGGCCGGGAAATCGCGCGCGGCGCCGAATTACCCGACGGCGCCGCCTTCATCGATGACGGTGCGGCACTGGGTGATCTGGCGCTGCTCAGCTATACCACCGGCACCCCGCTCTGTACTACTGCCGCGCCCAAGGGTGTTGAGCTGACCAACGAAAACCTGCTGTCGGCAATACGTTCGGTGGTCGCCGCGCTCGACCTACCGACCGACGGCCTGCGCAATCTGGTGTTGCTGCCACTCGCCCACGCCAGCGGCTGCGTCGATCAACTGTTACCGACCTTCGCGGTCGGCGGCACCGTCGTTCTCGCCAGGGACACCCGTGGCCTCGCGGAAGCCATTGTGGCCGAACGGATCGACATGGTGTCGGCGACGCCGCGAATCTTCGCGGGCCTGCTGCCCGAACTCGACGGGTTGCGCGGCGAAGGTCTGCGCACCGAGGGCATCACCCGAATCAGCAAGGCCGGGCACCGGGCCGAACGGGCCGCGGCCCCGGCCACCCCCGCGGACCTGGCCGCCGAACTGCGCGAGATGTTCCCCTCGGCCCGGCAGTGGTCCATCTGGGGCGCCACCGAAACCAGCGGCATCGGCCTCGCGGTCGACGACGCGGCCGAGTCGGAGCACACCGTCGATACCGACGCGGTGCTCGGATTCCCGTTCGGCGGAACGGAATTGGCGCTATGGGGACCGAAGGCGCAGACCGGCCACGGCGAACTGCTGTGCCGCGGCCCGAATGTCGCCCCGCGCTACTGGAACGACCCGACCACCACTGCGGCCCGCTTCACCGGAACCTGGTTCCACACCGGCGATCAGGTCACCATCGACGCCGATGGTCTGGTGCGCCGCGGCCCGGCTCAGGACGAATGA
- a CDS encoding enoyl-CoA hydratase/isomerase family protein: MTETKATRLEREITDGGAEVATLTLAHPPLNLFDRAMLDALIDDIAELSANPPRAVLLRAEGKLVSGGVDVHVFDGLSVEQGAELWRTLFAQIIHPVEALPCPVVFAAHGLTLTAAFEIALACDIILAAPKAKFGLVETVVGLTPSMGGPQRLAERAGSGRAREFVMTGDLYPAATMAEWGVVNAVHDDVDTAARELTHRLAQGPTVAHAATKKIIEAWRSGGVAHADSVTPEVSGALFDTADLKGAVRSFLEVGPGKASYTGR; this comes from the coding sequence ATGACTGAAACGAAGGCCACCCGCCTGGAACGGGAAATCACCGACGGTGGCGCCGAGGTGGCGACGCTGACGCTGGCCCATCCGCCGCTGAACCTCTTCGACCGGGCGATGCTGGACGCGCTGATCGACGACATCGCCGAACTGTCGGCCAACCCGCCGCGCGCGGTGCTGCTGCGCGCCGAGGGCAAGCTGGTGTCCGGCGGTGTCGACGTGCACGTCTTCGACGGGTTGTCGGTCGAGCAGGGCGCCGAACTGTGGCGCACCCTGTTCGCGCAGATCATTCACCCGGTGGAGGCGCTGCCGTGCCCGGTGGTGTTCGCCGCGCACGGCCTGACCCTGACCGCCGCCTTCGAGATCGCGCTGGCCTGCGACATTATTCTGGCCGCGCCGAAGGCCAAGTTCGGTCTGGTGGAGACCGTCGTCGGGCTGACGCCGTCGATGGGCGGCCCGCAGCGGCTAGCCGAGCGCGCGGGCTCGGGCCGGGCACGGGAATTCGTGATGACCGGCGATCTGTACCCAGCGGCGACCATGGCGGAGTGGGGCGTGGTGAACGCCGTGCACGACGATGTCGACACTGCCGCAAGGGAATTGACGCACCGTCTGGCGCAGGGCCCGACCGTGGCACACGCGGCGACCAAGAAGATCATCGAGGCGTGGCGCTCCGGTGGTGTGGCGCACGCGGATTCGGTGACGCCGGAGGTGTCCGGCGCGCTGTTCGACACCGCGGACCTCAAGGGCGCGGTGCGCAGCTTCCTCGAGGTCGGTCCGGGGAAGGCGAGCTACACCGGGCGGTGA
- a CDS encoding glutathione S-transferase family protein gives MTKSVESGSYVEPGEFKRDTNYITTRITADGRDGYPVEPGRYRLVAARACPWANRTLIVRRLLGLESVLSLGLCGPTHDKLSWTFDLDPGGVDPVLGIPRLRDAYLARFPDYPRGITVPAVVDVPTGQVVTNDYAQLTLDFATEWTAFHRPGAPQLYPEALRAEIDEVNQAVFRDVNNGVYRCGFAGSQDAYEPAYDRLFNRLDWLSERLAAQRYLVGDTITEADVRLFTTLARFDPVYHGHFKCNRSKLSEMPVLWAYARDLYQTPGFGDTIDFGQIKTHYYVVHTDINPTGIVPKGPDLTNWLTPHGREALGGRPFGDGTPPPPPPLTERVPALRQPD, from the coding sequence GTGACCAAGTCGGTGGAAAGCGGTTCCTACGTCGAGCCCGGCGAGTTCAAGCGAGATACGAACTACATCACCACGCGGATCACGGCCGACGGCCGCGACGGCTACCCGGTCGAGCCGGGTCGCTACCGGCTGGTCGCGGCCAGGGCCTGCCCATGGGCGAATCGCACGCTGATCGTGCGCCGCCTGCTCGGGCTGGAGAGCGTGCTCTCGCTGGGATTGTGCGGGCCGACGCACGACAAGCTCAGCTGGACCTTCGATCTCGATCCCGGCGGCGTAGACCCGGTACTCGGTATTCCCCGGCTGCGGGACGCGTATCTGGCGCGCTTTCCGGACTATCCGCGCGGCATCACGGTGCCCGCGGTCGTCGACGTGCCGACCGGGCAAGTGGTAACCAACGACTACGCCCAGCTGACGCTCGACTTCGCCACCGAGTGGACCGCGTTCCACCGGCCGGGCGCGCCGCAGTTGTATCCCGAGGCGTTGCGCGCCGAGATCGACGAGGTGAACCAGGCGGTGTTCCGCGACGTCAACAACGGCGTCTACCGCTGCGGTTTCGCCGGGTCGCAGGATGCCTACGAGCCCGCCTACGATCGACTCTTCAACCGCTTGGACTGGCTCTCGGAACGGCTTGCGGCGCAACGTTATCTGGTCGGCGACACGATCACCGAGGCCGACGTGCGGCTGTTCACCACGCTGGCGCGGTTCGATCCGGTGTATCACGGGCACTTCAAGTGCAACCGGTCCAAGCTGAGCGAGATGCCGGTGCTGTGGGCCTACGCCCGCGACCTCTACCAGACACCCGGTTTCGGCGACACCATCGACTTCGGGCAGATCAAGACGCACTACTACGTGGTGCACACCGACATAAACCCGACCGGGATCGTGCCCAAGGGACCGGATCTGACGAACTGGCTCACCCCGCACGGCCGGGAAGCGTTGGGCGGCCGCCCGTTCGGCGACGGCACCCCGCCGCCCCCGCCCCCGCTGACCGAACGGGTGCCCGCGCTGCGCCAACCGGACTGA